In Macadamia integrifolia cultivar HAES 741 chromosome 13, SCU_Mint_v3, whole genome shotgun sequence, one DNA window encodes the following:
- the LOC122059481 gene encoding triacylglycerol lipase SDP1-like, with translation MDISNEVSVAPFSIGPFSIIGRTIAFKILLFKTLSQFRKEISVVIKNYLRQFRDYVMPLISWLHPKNPQGILAMVTLVAFLLKRYTNVKQKAELAYRRKFWRNMMRTALTYEEWAHAAKMHDKETPKMNESDLYDEELVRNKLQELQHRRQEGSLRDIVFWMRADLVRNLGNMCNPELHKGRLQVPRLIKEYIDEVSTQLRMVCHSDSEELLLEEKLAFMHETRHAFGRTALLLSGGASLGAFHVGVVKTLVEHKLLPRIIAGSSVGAIMCSIVATRSWPELQSFFEDSWHSLKFFDQMGGILTVFKRVMTQGVLHDIRQLQMLLRHLTSNLTFQEAYDMTGRILGITVCSPRKHEPPRCLNYLTSPHVLIWSAVTASCAFPGLFEAQELMAKDRSGALVPYHPPFYLGPEEGQGAPVRRWRDGSLESDLPMMQLKELFNVNHFIVSQANPHIAPLLRLKEHVRAYGGNFAAKLAHLTEMEVKHRCNQILELGFPLGGLAKLFAQDWEGDVTVVMPATLAQYSKIIQNPTHAELQKAANQGRRCTWEKLSAIKSNCGIELALDECVAVLNHMRRLKRSADRAAASHGLGSTIRFNASRRIPSWNCIARENSTGSLEEEIVSDVGGQSRVYSGRNFHLHHNMHEGSDSESENMDLNSWTRSGGPLMRTTSANKFTEFVKKFDIDAELNMSWTREDEFKGIIVQPNTSGIHMARKDSYNHTSGLAEVDRSSDNMEFDQQDVSNRVPATTSSITVIEGDLLQPERIHNGIVLNVVKKEDLSSHSFHNSDSNHCSSQSPVPECVQLENLGKEMDASSASECDEDDATLPNYFSEMDSHHNLENHSGSYDGTCEVMAC, from the exons ATGGATATCAGTAATGAGGTTAGTGTTGCTCCATTCTCAATTGGACCGTTTTCGATCATTGGCCGGACCATTGCTTTTAAAATCTTGCTCTTTAAGACGCTGTCACAGTTCAGGAAGGAGATCTCTGTTGTCATAAAGAATTACCTTCGGCAATTTAGGGACTACGTGATGCCACTAATCTCCTGGTTACACCCCAAAAATCCTCAAGGGATATTGGCAATGGTGACACTAGTAGCTTTTTTGCTCAAAAGATACACAAATGTTAAACAGAAGGCTGAATTGGCTTACCGAAGGAAATTCTGGAGGAATATGATGAGAACTGCTCTTACATATGAGGAATGGGCTCATGCAGCTAAGATGCATGATAAGGAGACACCAAAAATGAATGAATCAGATCTCTATGACGAGGAATTGGTCAGGAATAAGCTCCAGGAGCTACAGCACCGTCGCCAGGAGGGTTCTCTCAGAGATATAGTCTTTTGGATGCGTGCTGATCTGGTCAGAAATCTAGGTAATATGTGCAATCCAGAACTTCACAAGGGTCGCCTTCAGGTTCCCAGGCTCATAAAGGAGTACATTGATGAGGTCTCCACTCAGCTGAGAATGGTATGCCACTCGGACTCTGAGGAGCTGCTATTGGAAGAGAAGCTTGCATTTATGCATGAGACAAGACATGCCTTTGGGAGGACAGCATTGCTCTTGAGTGGTGGTGCATCCCTTGGAGCTTTTCATGTTGGTGTGGTGAAGACTCTTGTTGAGCATAAACTTTTACCCCGGATAATTGCAGGTTCTAGTGTGGGAGCCATTATGTGTTCAATTGTTGCCACTAGGTCCTGGCCTGAGCTTCAAAGTTTCTTTGAAGATTCATGGCACTCACTAAAGTTTTTTGATCAGATGGGTGGGATTTTAACTGTTTTCAAGAGAGTTATGACACAAGGTGTACTTCACGATATAAGGCAGTTGCAGATGTTATTGAGACACCTCACTAGTAATCTCACATTCCAAGAAGCATATGACATGACTGGTCGGATTCTTGGGATCACAGTTTGCTCCCCAAGGAAGCATGAGCCTCCGAGATGTCTAAACTACTTGACATCACCTCATGTTCTTATATGGAGTGCAGTGACTGCTTCTTGTGCCTTTCCTGGCCTGTTTGAGGCTCAGGAACTGATGGCAAAGGATAGAAGTGGTGCACTTGTTCCTTATCATCCACCATTTTATTTGGGTCCCGAAGAAGGTCAAGGTGCACCAGTACGCAGATGGAGGGATGGTAGCTTGGAGAGCGATTTACCAATGATGCAGCTGAAGGAGCTGTTCAATGTCAATCACTTTATTGTAAGTCAGGCAAATCCTCATATCGCACCCTTATTGAGGCTGAAGGAGCATGTAAGAGCTTATGGGGGCAACTTTGCTGCCAAG CTTGCTCATCTAACTGAAATGGAAGTGAAGCACAGATGCAACCAGATACTGGAACTCGGTTTTCCATTGGGAGGACTAGCAAAGTTGTTTGCTCAGGATTGGGAGGGTGATGTGACTGTAGTTATGCCTGCTACTCTTGCTCAG TACTCGAAAATTATACAGAACCCAACTCATGCAGAGCTTCAAAAGGCTGCCAACCAGGGCAGGAGGTGCACCTGGGAAAAGCTATCAGCCATAAAATCCAACTGTGGCATTGAGCTTGCACTAGATGAGTGTGTTGCAGTTCTCAATCACATGCGTAGGCTCAAAAGAAGTGCCGACAGGGCAGCTGCTTCACATGGATTAGGCAGCACAATTAGGTTCAATGCTTCCAGGAGGATCCCCTCATGGAACTGCATTGCAAGAGAAAACTCAACAGGGTCCCTTGAAGAAGAAATTGTTTCAGATGTTGGTGGACAGTCGAGAGTGTATTCGGGCCGGAACTTCCATCTCCACCATAACATGCATGAGGGAAGTGATAGTGAGTCAGAGAATATGGATCTAAATTCTTGGACAAGATCTGGGGGGCCATTGATGAGGACTACATCAGCGAATAAGTTCACTgaatttgtaaaaaaattcGACATTGATGCTGAACTGAACATGTCCTGGACAAGAGAAGATGAATTTAAAGGGATCATCGTTCAACCCAATACTAGTGGGATTCATATGGCAAGAAAGGATTCCTATAATCATACCTCTGGCTTAGCTGAAGTAGACAGAAGCTCAGACAACATGGAGTTTGATCAACAGGATGTCAGTAATAGAGTTCCAGCCACCACATCCAGCATCACTGTGATCGAAGGGGACCTTTTACAACCTGAGAGGATCCACAACGGAATTGTATTGAATGTTGTGAAGAAGGAAGATCTGAGTTCCCATAGTTTTCACAACTCTGATAGTAACCACTGTTCATCTCAGAGTCCAGTTCCAGAATGTGTGCAACTTGAGAATCTAGGCAAAGAAATGGATGCCAGTTCAGCATCTGAGTGTGATGAGGATGATGCAACTCTCCCAAACTACTTCAGTGAAATGGATTCCCACCACAATCTTGAGAATCATTCCGGTTCATATGATGGTACTTGCGAAGTTATGGCCTGTTGA